One Desulfobulbus propionicus DSM 2032 DNA segment encodes these proteins:
- a CDS encoding DUF1992 domain-containing protein, giving the protein MLSVIQQIAERKIQQAMAEGTIPDLSHWKGKPLPPDDLAHVPADLRMGYRLLKNAGYVPEEVALQKEITRLEQLLDGCRDEKEKVRQLKKISCLKTKIECRMGRSVELGEDGPYYNRVVDRLSTGKKG; this is encoded by the coding sequence ATGCTTTCGGTCATACAGCAAATCGCGGAACGGAAAATCCAACAGGCCATGGCCGAGGGCACCATTCCCGATCTGAGCCACTGGAAAGGCAAGCCGCTGCCGCCGGATGACCTGGCCCATGTGCCTGCCGATTTGCGCATGGGCTACCGGTTGCTGAAAAATGCCGGCTACGTGCCGGAGGAGGTTGCCCTGCAAAAGGAAATCACCCGGTTGGAACAGCTGCTGGACGGTTGCCGCGACGAAAAAGAAAAAGTTCGACAACTCAAAAAGATAAGCTGCCTGAAAACCAAGATCGAATGCCGTATGGGCCGAAGCGTCGAACTGGGCGAGGATGGACCGTATTACAACCGGGTGGTGGATCGGCTGTCAACCGGGAAGAAGGGCTGA